One window of the Thermococcus sp. P6 genome contains the following:
- a CDS encoding MBL fold metallo-hydrolase, whose product MRVYTLVEDYSGYESPFLAQHGVSFLIEYRGKRLLFDTGQSEKPVLHNMALLGLDPKDIDYIFLSHCHYDHTGGLPGILKAIGRDVPVIAHPTLFRRHFVIRPYLREVGVPFSREDVKGLFLTAEPFQIVENLYSTGEIREREDFERTPLEVYTLKNGSIVRDELLDDMSVVVKTSQGLVVVSGCSHAGIVSIVKRAIKITGEKRVKAVIGGFHLIGASEERIRRTVEEFKKLGVEEVYTGHCTGLRAEAAFLEAYGESFHRLHSGMVMEFRD is encoded by the coding sequence ATGAGGGTATACACGCTGGTCGAGGATTATTCCGGTTATGAGAGCCCCTTTCTGGCCCAGCACGGGGTCAGCTTCCTCATAGAGTACAGGGGCAAAAGGCTCCTCTTCGATACCGGACAGAGCGAAAAGCCGGTTCTCCACAACATGGCCCTCCTCGGGCTCGATCCAAAGGATATAGACTACATCTTCCTCTCCCACTGCCACTACGACCACACGGGAGGACTGCCGGGGATCCTGAAGGCGATTGGGAGAGATGTTCCGGTGATAGCCCACCCCACCCTGTTCAGGAGGCACTTCGTTATCAGGCCGTACCTCAGGGAGGTGGGCGTTCCCTTCAGCAGGGAGGACGTTAAAGGGCTCTTTTTAACCGCGGAGCCCTTTCAGATAGTTGAGAACCTCTACTCAACGGGCGAGATCAGGGAGAGGGAGGATTTTGAAAGGACCCCTCTGGAGGTCTACACCCTCAAAAACGGGAGCATTGTAAGGGACGAGCTTCTGGATGACATGAGCGTTGTCGTGAAAACGTCTCAGGGGCTCGTGGTAGTGAGCGGATGCTCGCACGCGGGAATAGTGAGCATCGTCAAGAGGGCCATTAAAATCACGGGAGAGAAGAGGGTCAAAGCGGTTATCGGCGGCTTCCATCTCATAGGGGCGAGCGAAGAGAGGATAAGGAGAACGGTCGAGGAATTCAAGAAGCTTGGGGTGGAGGAGGTCTACACCGGGCACTGCACGGGATTGAGGGCCGAAGCTGCGTTTCTTGAGGCCTACGGGGAAAGCTTTCACAGGCTCCATTCAGGGATGGTAATGGAGTTCAGGGATTAG
- a CDS encoding protein-L-isoaspartate(D-aspartate) O-methyltransferase — protein MDLMVSPEELRKRWEKTVERLFMEGIIKSEAVRRAFLRYPRYLFVEERYREYAHIDEPLPIPHGQTVSALHMVAIMLELAELREGLNVLEIGTGSGWNAALISELVRTDVYTVERIPELVEFARRNLEEAGVENVHVIPGDGTKGFPPKAPYDRIIVTAGAPKVPEPLVEQLKPGGKLLIPVGGYHLWQDLYVIEKTPEGKLRKKRWGGVAFVPLIGEHGWRG, from the coding sequence ATGGATCTCATGGTTTCCCCTGAGGAACTCAGGAAGAGATGGGAGAAAACGGTTGAAAGACTTTTCATGGAAGGCATCATTAAGAGCGAGGCCGTTAGGCGGGCTTTTCTCAGGTATCCCCGCTACCTCTTCGTCGAGGAGCGTTACAGGGAATACGCTCATATTGACGAACCGCTCCCCATTCCCCACGGTCAAACCGTAAGTGCCCTCCACATGGTGGCGATAATGCTTGAGCTGGCCGAACTCCGGGAGGGCCTTAACGTCCTTGAGATCGGGACGGGGAGTGGCTGGAACGCCGCTTTGATCTCGGAACTCGTAAGGACCGATGTTTACACTGTTGAGCGCATCCCAGAGCTGGTGGAATTCGCCAGAAGGAACCTCGAAGAAGCGGGTGTTGAAAACGTCCACGTGATCCCCGGGGATGGGACGAAGGGCTTTCCCCCGAAGGCCCCTTACGACAGGATAATCGTCACCGCCGGGGCCCCGAAGGTTCCGGAACCCCTCGTGGAACAGTTGAAGCCCGGGGGGAAGCTCCTGATCCCGGTCGGAGGCTACCACCTGTGGCAGGATCTCTACGTTATCGAGAAAACCCCCGAGGGAAAATTAAGGAAGAAGCGCTGGGGAGGGGTTGCCTTCGTGCCCCTGATAGGCGAGCACGGCTGGAGGGGGTAG
- a CDS encoding HAD-IB family phosphatase yields MVRLAAFDLEGTLVRSVSSWVELHKRFGTWKKGKEYAELFFSGRIDYVKWAELDASLWKGRRREEIMEWANSVEYMDGAKELVEFLRENDFRIAILSSGLRCLTERIAKELDVDYFFANELIFDETGTVTGRVNPVVDFRSKGKILRELKEKLKPELTVAVGDCYNDLSMFREADVSIAINPHEGVEGDHNAGSLYEVMEIIRELLS; encoded by the coding sequence ATGGTAAGGCTGGCGGCCTTTGACCTTGAGGGAACACTCGTAAGGTCCGTGTCGAGCTGGGTTGAACTCCACAAACGTTTTGGGACGTGGAAGAAGGGAAAGGAATACGCCGAGCTCTTCTTCTCCGGAAGGATAGACTACGTAAAGTGGGCCGAACTGGACGCGTCCCTGTGGAAGGGCCGGAGGCGCGAGGAGATAATGGAGTGGGCGAACTCGGTTGAGTACATGGATGGAGCGAAGGAACTCGTGGAATTCCTAAGGGAGAACGACTTCAGGATCGCCATACTCTCGAGCGGTCTCCGATGCCTGACCGAGAGGATCGCAAAGGAGCTTGACGTCGATTACTTCTTCGCCAACGAACTGATCTTCGATGAAACCGGCACCGTAACCGGGAGGGTAAACCCTGTGGTGGACTTCAGAAGCAAGGGTAAGATCCTGAGGGAGCTGAAGGAGAAGCTCAAACCCGAGCTGACCGTGGCGGTGGGCGACTGCTACAACGACCTGAGCATGTTCCGGGAGGCGGACGTGAGCATAGCCATAAACCCCCACGAGGGCGTTGAGGGGGACCACAATGCAGGGAGCCTCTACGAGGTCATGGAGATAATAAGGGAACTCCTGAGTTAA
- a CDS encoding A24 family peptidase C-terminal domain-containing protein, whose amino-acid sequence MDLLLLLGLIMGVLTSYTDARTGFIFDNHVFPTLTLIGKLLGWEEEDGGWLPKLVVPAVEGGILYHLYLGIREGNILLALSGILAFLLGLFLGMMLYYVGAWASGDALILAGFSALLPYAPPAARVVPPYAVDYPLYPVSILLNSLIAVFPFIFIYALIVLLLRRKFWELKEVFTGGAKLTLEASLWIMGALGLRLVIYDVTGILFGGLYAWLFTLIVITLFGKFRRVGDVLGFVTVAYLIYRDPTTVPVFLKLLTVLYLFKVFFSLVKFMRREVLMEEVTVEDLREWDILGETIFEKDGRILRDRTDSFTRIKKAISSADLNALKPDYGRVIVSPTAEGLTAGQIEELKRLVEEGKLENRFLRKKSMPFAPALFLGFLISYFWGDIFWWIELKLAGL is encoded by the coding sequence ATGGACCTCCTCCTTCTTCTGGGTCTGATAATGGGAGTCCTCACCTCCTACACCGACGCCAGAACTGGGTTCATTTTCGACAACCACGTGTTCCCAACGCTTACTCTCATAGGTAAACTCCTTGGATGGGAGGAAGAGGACGGGGGGTGGCTTCCGAAGCTCGTCGTGCCGGCCGTTGAGGGGGGAATACTCTACCACCTCTACCTCGGAATTCGGGAGGGGAACATCCTTTTAGCCCTCTCGGGCATCCTCGCCTTCCTGCTTGGCCTTTTCCTCGGCATGATGCTCTATTACGTGGGTGCATGGGCGAGCGGTGACGCCCTCATACTCGCGGGCTTTTCGGCCCTCCTGCCCTACGCTCCCCCGGCGGCAAGGGTTGTTCCTCCCTACGCCGTTGATTACCCTCTCTATCCGGTGAGCATACTTCTCAACAGCCTCATCGCGGTGTTCCCCTTCATATTCATCTACGCCCTCATCGTGCTCCTCCTCAGAAGGAAGTTCTGGGAGTTGAAGGAGGTCTTCACGGGAGGGGCGAAGCTCACGCTGGAGGCTTCCCTATGGATAATGGGGGCCCTCGGCCTCAGGCTGGTAATCTACGACGTAACCGGGATCCTCTTCGGGGGGCTCTACGCCTGGCTATTCACCCTCATCGTGATAACCCTGTTCGGAAAGTTCAGAAGAGTAGGAGATGTTCTGGGTTTCGTAACGGTCGCCTACCTCATCTACCGGGATCCCACGACGGTACCGGTGTTCCTGAAGCTCCTAACTGTACTTTACCTCTTCAAGGTCTTCTTCTCCCTCGTGAAGTTCATGCGCAGGGAGGTTCTGATGGAGGAGGTAACCGTTGAAGACCTCAGGGAGTGGGACATCCTCGGGGAGACCATCTTCGAGAAGGATGGCAGAATCCTCAGGGACCGGACGGATTCCTTCACGAGGATAAAGAAGGCCATCTCGAGTGCGGATCTGAACGCTCTCAAACCGGACTACGGACGCGTTATAGTCTCCCCGACGGCCGAGGGATTGACGGCCGGGCAGATTGAGGAACTGAAGCGCCTCGTTGAGGAGGGCAAGCTCGAAAACAGGTTTTTGAGGAAGAAGTCGATGCCCTTCGCCCCGGCTCTCTTCCTCGGCTTCCTGATAAGCTACTTCTGGGGGGACATCTTCTGGTGGATCGAGCTCAAGCTCGCGGGCCTTTAA
- a CDS encoding class III signal peptide-containing protein, translating into MRRAQAAIEYLFMLAAVLVLVLVATRVVLNGTRNLNVEISNYTTQMRKKILENL; encoded by the coding sequence ATGAGAAGGGCTCAGGCAGCGATTGAGTACCTCTTCATGCTGGCGGCGGTTCTCGTGCTGGTGCTCGTGGCCACCAGGGTGGTCCTCAACGGCACCAGAAACCTAAACGTGGAGATATCGAACTACACAACCCAGATGAGGAAGAAGATCCTCGAGAACCTATGA
- a CDS encoding ASCH domain-containing protein → MRVHHLRVREEYLNHIKSGEKRIEVRIAYPRFRGIKPGDRIVFNGSIPAVVTEVKRYETFRQVLREEPIEKIFPDRPGFERAVRRFHDMYSRWKENRYGVVAIKFRLLGGER, encoded by the coding sequence ATGAGGGTGCACCACCTGAGGGTTCGCGAGGAATACCTGAATCACATAAAGTCGGGCGAGAAGAGGATAGAGGTTAGAATAGCCTACCCGAGGTTCAGGGGCATTAAACCCGGGGACAGAATCGTCTTCAACGGTTCAATACCGGCGGTGGTCACGGAGGTGAAGCGCTACGAGACCTTCCGGCAGGTTCTGAGGGAAGAACCCATAGAGAAGATATTCCCCGACAGGCCGGGTTTTGAGAGGGCCGTTAGGAGGTTCCACGACATGTACTCGCGGTGGAAGGAGAACCGTTACGGCGTCGTGGCCATAAAGTTCAGGCTCCTCGGTGGGGAGCGATGA
- a CDS encoding ASCH domain-containing protein, which translates to MKHLEFDGRYAEAILSGRKRATVRLGRRPRLKPGEEVLIHAGGYVLGKAIVERVEERRVGELTDEDAFLDGFSSREELIEALRSHYKHVSDDSMAHVVVFRLVERFERPVTSSEHAYEGNSPLEIGEKALRYLDLPEEDRELIELFLKTGSLRRAAYRLGGLNRRYLIRNALRRAYKELKKRGLMGPKV; encoded by the coding sequence ATGAAGCATCTGGAGTTCGATGGGCGCTACGCGGAGGCCATACTGAGCGGAAGGAAGAGGGCCACGGTAAGGCTCGGAAGGAGGCCAAGACTGAAACCCGGGGAGGAAGTTCTGATTCACGCGGGTGGTTACGTCCTCGGAAAGGCCATCGTGGAGCGGGTGGAGGAAAGGCGCGTTGGAGAGCTGACGGACGAGGATGCTTTTCTCGACGGGTTCTCAAGCAGGGAGGAGCTAATCGAGGCCCTCAGATCCCATTATAAGCACGTCAGCGACGATTCCATGGCCCATGTCGTGGTGTTTCGCCTCGTTGAACGCTTTGAGAGGCCCGTTACGAGTTCCGAGCATGCCTACGAGGGCAACTCACCGCTGGAGATAGGGGAGAAGGCCCTCAGGTACCTCGACCTTCCGGAGGAGGACAGGGAACTCATAGAGCTCTTCCTGAAGACCGGGAGCCTGAGGAGGGCAGCCTACAGGCTTGGGGGCCTCAACAGGAGGTACCTTATCAGAAACGCCCTGAGGAGGGCCTATAAAGAGCTGAAAAAGAGGGGCCTTATGGGGCCGAAAGTTTGA
- a CDS encoding TIGR02253 family HAD-type hydrolase produces the protein MVRAVFFDFVGTLITKEGENVTHQNIVREVLKRAGRSDLDPIEIWREYEEENSAMFKELAGGPYVKIRDVDAEAMRRVGERHGFGLPEDFWEISIAMHGRYGRLFEGAVETIKALKELGLHVGIVTDSDNDYIEAHLRALGIHDLFDSITTSEEAGFYKPHERPFRLALEKANVEPGEAIYVGDNPAKDCVGARNVGMMAVLLDPKGEKRRLWENCDFVVSKLVEVVEIVKGLGVGNGRALHREGLV, from the coding sequence ATGGTCAGGGCGGTTTTCTTCGACTTCGTGGGCACGCTCATAACCAAGGAGGGCGAGAACGTCACCCACCAGAACATCGTGAGGGAAGTCCTGAAGAGGGCAGGGAGGTCCGACCTCGATCCCATCGAAATATGGAGGGAGTACGAGGAAGAGAACTCCGCCATGTTTAAAGAGCTCGCCGGAGGGCCCTACGTGAAGATCAGGGACGTTGATGCTGAAGCCATGAGGCGGGTTGGCGAGCGCCACGGGTTTGGCCTTCCGGAGGACTTCTGGGAGATAAGCATAGCCATGCACGGACGGTACGGCCGTCTCTTTGAGGGAGCCGTTGAGACAATTAAGGCCCTGAAGGAACTCGGCCTGCACGTTGGAATCGTAACGGACTCCGATAACGACTACATAGAGGCCCACCTGAGGGCCCTTGGTATACACGATCTCTTCGATTCCATAACCACCAGCGAGGAGGCGGGCTTCTACAAACCCCATGAGAGACCCTTCAGGCTGGCCCTCGAAAAGGCGAACGTTGAACCCGGGGAGGCGATTTATGTCGGCGATAACCCGGCAAAGGACTGCGTCGGTGCCAGGAACGTCGGCATGATGGCGGTTCTCCTCGACCCTAAGGGGGAGAAGAGACGCCTCTGGGAAAACTGCGATTTCGTGGTTTCAAAGTTGGTGGAGGTTGTTGAGATCGTGAAGGGACTGGGGGTCGGCAACGGCAGGGCTCTTCATCGGGAAGGCCTCGTTTAG
- the pgsA gene encoding archaetidylinositol phosphate synthase: MVLNRYRENVRVYLEAIVRPLAKAGLTPNQITVIGLLLSLLGAYLFYRGEQVTAALVLLLGSLVDALDGTLARLTGRTSRFGAFLDSTLDRISDGAVLFGIALGNLVDWSVAFVTFMGSYLVSYERCRAELAGSGRMAVGIGERAERLLVIIIAALFNHVDYGVYTVAVLAWVTVLQRFYVAYLRLRD; encoded by the coding sequence ATGGTCCTCAACCGCTACCGGGAGAACGTGAGGGTTTACCTTGAGGCGATCGTAAGGCCCCTCGCGAAGGCCGGCCTTACTCCAAACCAGATAACAGTAATCGGCCTTCTCCTGAGCCTCCTCGGGGCCTACCTCTTCTACCGGGGCGAGCAGGTTACCGCTGCACTCGTTCTGCTCCTCGGCTCGCTCGTGGATGCCCTCGACGGAACCCTCGCAAGGCTCACGGGGAGGACGAGCAGGTTCGGGGCCTTCCTCGACTCAACGCTCGACAGGATAAGCGACGGGGCGGTGCTCTTCGGAATAGCCCTCGGGAACCTCGTGGACTGGAGCGTGGCCTTTGTGACCTTCATGGGGAGCTATCTGGTGAGCTACGAGAGGTGCAGAGCCGAGCTGGCGGGCTCGGGAAGAATGGCCGTGGGCATCGGCGAGAGGGCCGAGAGGCTGCTGGTAATAATCATAGCCGCGCTCTTCAATCACGTTGACTACGGCGTTTACACGGTGGCGGTTCTGGCATGGGTGACCGTTCTCCAGAGGTTCTACGTGGCCTACCTGAGGCTCAGGGATTGA
- a CDS encoding tRNA (cytidine(56)-2'-O)-methyltransferase: MIAVLRLGHRPERDKRITTHVALTARAFGADKIIIAAEEDEHVRESVEDVVRRWGGPFEITFDPAWRKILKEWKGVIVHLTMYGIHIDDAMPPIRERLREGLDILIVVGAEKVPREVYEIADYNVGVGNQPHSEVAALAVFLDRLLDGEGLRREFENAKLRIVPQERGKRIIELE; encoded by the coding sequence ATGATAGCCGTTCTGAGACTCGGACACAGACCTGAGAGGGACAAGAGGATAACCACCCACGTGGCGCTAACGGCGAGGGCCTTCGGGGCCGATAAAATAATAATAGCGGCCGAAGAGGACGAGCACGTAAGGGAAAGCGTTGAGGACGTGGTCAGAAGATGGGGAGGACCCTTCGAGATAACCTTCGACCCGGCGTGGAGGAAGATCCTGAAGGAGTGGAAGGGGGTAATCGTCCATCTCACCATGTACGGGATTCACATCGACGACGCGATGCCCCCGATCAGGGAAAGGCTCAGGGAGGGACTGGACATCCTCATCGTGGTCGGCGCCGAGAAGGTTCCGAGGGAGGTCTACGAAATCGCCGATTACAACGTGGGCGTTGGAAACCAGCCCCACAGCGAGGTCGCCGCTCTGGCGGTCTTCCTTGACAGGCTCCTCGATGGTGAAGGCCTTAGAAGGGAATTTGAGAACGCAAAGCTCAGGATAGTCCCGCAGGAGAGGGGCAAGAGGATAATCGAACTGGAGTGA
- a CDS encoding transglutaminase domain-containing protein, with amino-acid sequence MAMRKPTPLLLILMVMVVASGCLFRPPAEVRFSVDRTVVGPGEKVHVIVTVNNTGKVGLTGATLVLSGGDFQILQEPKFPDVLPVGETVQLVWILRAPARPGVYDLKLSLELTDELRRSWTGFYGQFRIRVSMEEIPPEGVELEVEAPDSVTGGNTTRLTVIIKNRLDVPVELRGVDLELLEGMEIVGSSALPESVEGKGEVRVSYLIKTPYAHREGYASTIVRYAVNGREYRSIKSFPMEVLWRPWERGENALKDAYGLKYHWITDGYLVDAYWMELYNSTPIFNRTELREVALKIIGNSTSEAEAARRIYNWTMERYSLGDTTSSLKVRDILPQDRISYAEGQILFTAMLRSLNVPARIITLSNGTDCTFRPMTEFYTVDGWYVVDLRHGFVGPVDEYIASPYFPRIYQLVTVEGYRIVAQAPTELKGHEHIDVTADFLSNLEDRLLRVITGRLDPGLRSKLMVVMNDLNEKERLYALFLFASAPGDDLNRVLGEYSTDRIEEYVKTLYDFYKNLTWRDDFTRYWRIFAGEV; translated from the coding sequence ATGGCCATGAGAAAGCCAACCCCCCTCCTGCTGATTCTCATGGTTATGGTTGTGGCCTCGGGCTGCCTCTTCAGGCCACCGGCCGAGGTAAGGTTCTCGGTCGATAGGACCGTCGTGGGCCCGGGGGAAAAGGTTCACGTTATCGTAACCGTCAACAACACCGGAAAGGTCGGCCTCACCGGGGCCACCCTCGTTCTCAGCGGAGGGGATTTTCAGATACTTCAGGAGCCGAAGTTTCCGGACGTTCTTCCAGTGGGGGAAACGGTGCAGCTCGTCTGGATTCTGAGGGCACCGGCCAGGCCCGGCGTCTACGACCTGAAGCTGTCACTGGAGCTTACCGACGAGTTAAGACGCTCATGGACCGGTTTCTACGGTCAGTTCAGGATAAGGGTATCCATGGAGGAGATCCCCCCCGAGGGGGTGGAACTGGAGGTCGAAGCGCCCGATTCCGTCACCGGCGGGAATACCACGAGACTGACCGTCATCATAAAGAACAGGCTCGACGTTCCCGTGGAGCTCCGGGGAGTCGACCTCGAGCTGCTGGAGGGCATGGAGATCGTGGGAAGCAGCGCCCTCCCTGAGAGCGTTGAAGGAAAGGGGGAGGTCAGGGTTAGCTACCTCATAAAAACCCCCTACGCGCATCGCGAGGGCTACGCTTCAACCATCGTGAGGTACGCGGTGAACGGAAGGGAATACCGCTCCATAAAGAGCTTCCCGATGGAAGTACTGTGGCGCCCGTGGGAAAGGGGGGAGAACGCGCTAAAGGACGCCTACGGGCTGAAGTACCACTGGATAACCGACGGCTATCTGGTTGATGCCTACTGGATGGAGCTTTACAACTCAACCCCCATCTTCAACCGGACGGAGCTGAGGGAAGTGGCGCTGAAGATAATCGGAAACTCAACTTCCGAAGCCGAGGCGGCCAGAAGGATATACAACTGGACGATGGAGAGGTATTCGTTGGGCGACACGACCTCAAGCCTCAAAGTCCGGGATATACTCCCGCAGGACAGGATAAGCTACGCCGAGGGACAGATACTCTTCACGGCCATGCTCCGCTCATTGAACGTTCCGGCGAGGATTATAACGCTCTCAAACGGCACGGACTGCACCTTCAGACCGATGACGGAGTTCTACACCGTCGACGGCTGGTACGTTGTGGACCTCAGACACGGCTTCGTCGGTCCGGTTGATGAGTACATAGCGAGCCCCTACTTTCCCCGGATCTACCAGCTCGTGACGGTGGAGGGGTACAGGATAGTGGCGCAGGCACCGACGGAGCTGAAGGGCCACGAACACATAGACGTAACGGCCGACTTCCTTTCGAACCTTGAGGACAGGCTCCTGAGGGTGATCACCGGAAGGCTTGACCCGGGGCTTCGCTCAAAGCTCATGGTGGTCATGAACGACCTCAACGAGAAGGAGAGGCTCTACGCCCTCTTCCTCTTCGCCTCGGCACCCGGTGACGATCTCAACAGGGTGCTCGGTGAATACAGCACGGACAGGATAGAGGAATACGTAAAAACCCTGTACGATTTCTATAAGAACTTGACGTGGAGGGACGACTTCACCAGATACTGGAGGATCTTCGCGGGGGAGGTATGA
- a CDS encoding S-adenosyl-l-methionine hydroxide adenosyltransferase family protein → MITLTTDFGLRSPYVGEMKIAMLRLNRKAVIVDVSHSVERHSVLEGSFVMESAVKYSPEGTVHVGVIDPGVGTERRAIVVEGNQFLVLPDNGLATLPLRHIGAKRAWEIDPERVKLFTGREVSPTFHGRDVFGPVGVLLDSGIEPGELGREIPLDSLIKLDVEPVRRGNLWDLRVIYVDDFGNVVLNLEDFGEPRAVELIDLNLRVPYLRTYGMVKTGELLALRGSHGYLEIAVNRGSASERLGLKIGDRVRVRLIR, encoded by the coding sequence ATGATCACGCTGACAACCGACTTCGGTCTCAGAAGCCCCTACGTGGGAGAGATGAAGATAGCCATGCTACGGCTCAATCGGAAGGCCGTTATCGTCGACGTGAGTCACTCGGTGGAGCGACATTCGGTCCTCGAGGGGTCTTTCGTGATGGAGAGCGCGGTGAAGTACTCTCCTGAAGGCACGGTCCACGTTGGAGTCATCGATCCGGGCGTTGGAACCGAAAGGCGGGCGATCGTGGTGGAGGGTAACCAGTTCCTCGTCCTTCCGGACAACGGTCTGGCGACGCTTCCCCTGAGGCACATTGGGGCGAAGAGGGCGTGGGAAATAGACCCCGAGAGGGTAAAGCTCTTCACCGGACGGGAGGTCAGCCCGACCTTCCACGGAAGGGACGTCTTCGGGCCCGTGGGCGTTCTGCTCGATTCCGGCATCGAACCCGGGGAACTCGGGAGGGAGATTCCTCTGGATAGTTTGATCAAACTGGACGTCGAACCAGTCCGGCGGGGGAACCTCTGGGACCTCAGGGTTATCTACGTGGACGACTTCGGCAACGTGGTGCTGAACCTCGAGGACTTTGGAGAACCGCGGGCGGTTGAACTGATAGACCTTAACCTCAGGGTTCCCTACCTCAGAACCTACGGGATGGTTAAAACCGGCGAACTTCTGGCCCTCAGGGGAAGCCACGGCTACCTCGAGATAGCGGTCAACAGGGGAAGCGCGAGCGAGAGGCTCGGCCTGAAGATCGGAGACAGGGTCAGGGTTAGGCTGATTCGGTAA
- a CDS encoding nicotinamide-nucleotide adenylyltransferase yields MRRGLFVGRFQPVHKGHIKALEFVFSQVDEVIIGIGSAQASHTLKNPFTTSERMEMLIRALDEAGLDKRYYLIPLPDINFNAIWATYVVSMIPRFDVVFTGNSLVAQLFREKGYEVVVQPIFRKDILSATEIRKRMIEGEPWEELVPESVVEYIREIKGVERIKMLATNLEKNEKELQAPIRIPEF; encoded by the coding sequence ATGAGACGCGGTCTCTTCGTCGGGCGCTTTCAGCCCGTTCACAAAGGCCACATAAAGGCCCTCGAGTTCGTTTTTTCGCAGGTTGACGAGGTCATCATCGGAATCGGAAGCGCTCAGGCAAGCCACACGCTGAAGAACCCATTCACGACGAGCGAGAGGATGGAGATGCTCATCAGGGCGCTGGACGAGGCGGGACTTGACAAGCGCTACTACCTGATCCCCCTCCCGGACATCAACTTCAACGCCATCTGGGCGACCTACGTGGTAAGCATGATTCCACGCTTTGACGTGGTCTTCACGGGCAACTCACTTGTCGCACAGCTCTTCCGGGAGAAGGGTTACGAGGTGGTGGTCCAGCCCATATTCAGGAAGGACATACTCTCGGCCACGGAGATAAGGAAGCGCATGATCGAGGGAGAGCCATGGGAGGAGCTGGTTCCAGAGAGCGTTGTGGAATACATCAGGGAGATTAAGGGCGTTGAGCGAATAAAGATGCTCGCCACGAACCTCGAGAAGAACGAGAAGGAGCTGCAGGCCCCGATAAGAATCCCGGAGTTTTGA